A region from the Desulfomarina profundi genome encodes:
- a CDS encoding PilZ domain-containing protein: MTEKRRFTRIVFTVRAECTVAGKTFAVKRLINLSVGGCMIEINAEVAIDDECEVVIPLGAEGLYVNVKGRVARIADDHIGVKFVSIDPESLQHLQNIIKYNSPDAETIEDELKDHPGLL; encoded by the coding sequence ATGACGGAAAAGAGAAGATTTACCAGGATTGTCTTTACTGTCCGGGCTGAATGTACTGTTGCCGGGAAGACATTTGCTGTCAAGAGGCTGATAAACCTCAGTGTCGGGGGATGTATGATAGAGATCAATGCCGAGGTGGCAATTGATGATGAATGTGAGGTTGTCATTCCCCTGGGAGCTGAAGGTCTGTATGTGAATGTGAAAGGTCGGGTTGCCAGAATTGCCGACGATCATATCGGGGTAAAGTTTGTTTCGATTGATCCTGAAAGCCTGCAGCATCTGCAAAATATCATAAAGTACAATTCTCCTGATGCCGAGACCATTGAAGATGAGCTGAAGGATCATCCCGGTCTGTTGTAA